The stretch of DNA GCTCACCCGCCTGGAAGAGCCCGCAAACCCTGGGAACTCGGGCGAACACCGATTAAGTTGCACTGAGGACTGCCCAGACCGCCCACGAGACGACACAGCAGAGGTGCCACCTTGGTATTCCAGATGCCGGACCGCCCCAACCCGGGGTTCCGAGGCAGAGTGGGCCCGCCCTCGCGGCGGGCGCGGGTGCTGCTGTTGACGGTGGGTGTGCTGGCGGCGCTCTTCCTGCTGTTCGTCATGTTCTCGGGCGTGTGGACGGACTGGCTCTGGTTCAAGTCCGTCCACTACGCCTCGGTGTTCAGCTCCCAGCTGTGGACGAAGGTCGGCCTGTTCGCCGTCTTCGGCCTGCTGATGGCCCTGGCCGTCGGGTTCAACGTCTGGCTCGCGTACCGGCTGCGGCCGCCGCTCTCCGCGATGTCGGTGGAGCAGCAGAGCCTGGACCGCTACCGGATGGGCATCGCCCCGTACCGGCGCTGGCTCTTGATCGGCATCTCGCTGGTGGTCGGCCTGATCGCGGGCGCCGCGGCGGCCGGCCAGTGGCGCACCTGGATGCTCTGGACCAACCAGACCCCGTTCGGGGTGAAGGACAGCCAGTTCCACCTGGACGTGGCGTTCTACGCCTTCTCGCTGCCCTGGTACGAGTTCCTGCTGGGCTTCGCGTTCAGCGCGGTGATCGTCTCGGTGCTCGCGGCGGTGCTGGTGCACTACCTGTACGGCGGCCTGCGGCTGCAGGGCCCGGGCCGGCGCGCCAGCGCCGGGGCGCAGGGGCACCTGGCGGTGCTGCTGGGCGTCTTCGTGCTGCTCAAGGCGGTGGCGTACTGGCTGGACAGGTACGGCCTGGCGGTGAAGTCCGGCTCGTACAAGGGCGTGGACAGCTGGACCGGCCTGCGGTACGTGGACGCGAACGCGTTCCTGCCCGCGAAGACCATCCTGTTCTTCGTCGCGATCATCTGCGCGGTGCTGTTCTTCCTGACCCCGGTGCGCCGCACCTGGGCCCCGGCGCTGATCGGCTTCGGGCTGATGGCGCTCTCGGCGGTGCTGATCGGCGGGGTCTACCCCGCGCTGGTGCAGCAGTTCCAGGTCAAGCCGAACGAGCAGGCCAAGGAGACGCCGTACATCCAGAAGAACATCGACGCGACCAGGCAGGCGTACGGCATCGCGGACAGCGAGAGCCAGCCGTACACCCCGAAGGACACCACCAGCGCCGCCGCGCTCAAGCCGGACGCGCAGACGGTCAAGGACATCCGGCTGCTCGACCCGAACGTGGTCTCGCCGGCCTTCCAGCAGATCGAGCAGCAGCGCTCGTACTACGCCTTCCCCAAGACGCTGAACGTGGACCGGTACGGCACCGGCACCGACGCGCAGGACACCGTGATCGGCGTCCGCGAGCTGGACCTGAACGGGGTGCAGCAGCGGAACTGGATCAACGACCACTTCAAGTACACCCACGGCTACGGCGTGGTCGCGGCCAAGGGCAACCAGGTCAACGGCCAGGGCCAGCCGGTGTTCACCGAGTCGGGGCTGCCCACCACCGGCAGCATGGGCGACTACCAGCAGCGGGTGTACTACGGGCAGCAGAGCCCGGACTACTCGATCGTCGGCGGCACCAACCAGGAGATCGACTACACCTCCGACGCCGGCGGCGACAAGACCTACCAGTACACCGGCGGCAGTGGCGTCTCGCTGGACAACCCGCTGACCCGGGCGGCCTTCGCGGTGAAGTACGCCGAGCCGCAGATCCTCTACTCCGGGGCGATCGGCAACGGCTCGAAGATCCTCTTCGACCGCAAGCCCAAGGAGCGGGTGGAGAAGGTCGCGCCCTGGCTCTCCATCGACGCCGACCCGTACCCGGTGGTCGAGGACGGCAAGCTGCTCTGGGTGCTGGACGGCTACACCACCTCGGACGGCTTCCCGTTCTCCTCCAAGACCACCCTGGGCGACGTCACCAAGGACTCGCTCACCGGGGCGCGCGGCGAGACGCTGACCGCCGCCAACAAGGTGAACTACATCCGCAACTCGGTGAAGGCCACGGTGGACGCGTACACCGGCGAGGTGACGCTCTACCAGTGGGACGACGCGGACCCGGTGCTGAAGACCTGGATGAAGGCCTTCCCCGGCACGGTGGAGCCCAAGAGCGACATCCCGGCCAGCCTGGTGCCGCACCTGCGCTACCCGCAGGACCTGTTCAAGGTGCAGCGCGACCTGCTGGCGCAGTACCACATGACCGACGCCAACGCCTTCTTCAACGGCACCGACATCTGGCAGGTCCCGGCCGACCCGACCACCAACACCGGTGACGTGCAGCCGCCGTACTACCTGACGCTCCGGATGCCCGACGCGCCGGCGGCCAGCTTCTCGCTGACCACCTCCTTCGTGCCGAGCAAGCGGGACAACCTGGCGGCCTT from Kitasatospora sp. MMS16-BH015 encodes:
- a CDS encoding UPF0182 family protein, translating into MTVGVLAALFLLFVMFSGVWTDWLWFKSVHYASVFSSQLWTKVGLFAVFGLLMALAVGFNVWLAYRLRPPLSAMSVEQQSLDRYRMGIAPYRRWLLIGISLVVGLIAGAAAAGQWRTWMLWTNQTPFGVKDSQFHLDVAFYAFSLPWYEFLLGFAFSAVIVSVLAAVLVHYLYGGLRLQGPGRRASAGAQGHLAVLLGVFVLLKAVAYWLDRYGLAVKSGSYKGVDSWTGLRYVDANAFLPAKTILFFVAIICAVLFFLTPVRRTWAPALIGFGLMALSAVLIGGVYPALVQQFQVKPNEQAKETPYIQKNIDATRQAYGIADSESQPYTPKDTTSAAALKPDAQTVKDIRLLDPNVVSPAFQQIEQQRSYYAFPKTLNVDRYGTGTDAQDTVIGVRELDLNGVQQRNWINDHFKYTHGYGVVAAKGNQVNGQGQPVFTESGLPTTGSMGDYQQRVYYGQQSPDYSIVGGTNQEIDYTSDAGGDKTYQYTGGSGVSLDNPLTRAAFAVKYAEPQILYSGAIGNGSKILFDRKPKERVEKVAPWLSIDADPYPVVEDGKLLWVLDGYTTSDGFPFSSKTTLGDVTKDSLTGARGETLTAANKVNYIRNSVKATVDAYTGEVTLYQWDDADPVLKTWMKAFPGTVEPKSDIPASLVPHLRYPQDLFKVQRDLLAQYHMTDANAFFNGTDIWQVPADPTTNTGDVQPPYYLTLRMPDAPAASFSLTTSFVPSKRDNLAAFMAVSADPGPDYGKIRILKVPGDTGTLGPNLAQAKFNSDPEVARQLNILKNGGDSDVEYGNLLTLPVGGGLLNVEPVYVRGRTAKYPVLQKVLAVYGKDNVAFENTLEDALKKVFGAATAGTTPTAPTTPGTTPTTPTTPTTPTTPTTPALQKALQDAQKAFTDGQTALKNGDWTAYGTAQKALQDALNAAAAAQGATGGSSPSPSPSPSSSPSPSP